In Streptomyces puniciscabiei, a single genomic region encodes these proteins:
- a CDS encoding SsgA family sporulation/cell division regulator, translated as MSVVEQYARAHIVTDEEDPGAVPVVLRYDPDSDPRSVRVGLPGPHEWTFSRTLLERGLRAPAESGAVRVWPCGRVQAVVEFHSDNGVEVVQFESKTLVRFLRRTYTAEPVRA; from the coding sequence ATGTCTGTAGTCGAACAGTACGCACGCGCCCACATCGTCACGGACGAGGAGGATCCGGGGGCCGTACCCGTAGTGCTGCGCTACGACCCCGACTCCGATCCACGGTCGGTCCGGGTGGGCCTGCCCGGACCGCACGAGTGGACGTTCTCGCGCACGCTGCTCGAACGGGGCCTGCGGGCGCCGGCCGAGAGCGGCGCGGTCCGGGTGTGGCCGTGCGGACGCGTTCAGGCCGTCGTCGAGTTCCACTCCGACAACGGTGTCGAGGTGGTCCAGTTCGAGTCGAAGACGCTGGTGAGATTTCTGCGCCGGACCTACACGGCGGAGCCGGTACGGGCCTGA
- a CDS encoding penicillin-binding transpeptidase domain-containing protein codes for MGNRRRVAERRRTTAPAVVGGVIALVVGGAGFAVYTLTGGGAAADERTSPTTDHKAVRTGPLSAAEIRTASTRFLTAWQQGRVGEAAAATDDASAAAQLLTGYAKDAHLKDVTLTAGTPTGAKVPFSVKATVAYRDLSKPLVYGSSFTVVRRASDGKPLVDWHASVVHPDLRDGDTLVTGESGTPPVKALDRHGGELTAAKYPSLGPVLDGLREKYGKTAGGKAGVELRVVRGKASQKAGLSDKTLVELSKGTPGTVRTTLSPTFQAAAEQQVGKRAKASVVVVRPSTGEILAVANSEHGFNVGFQGSLAPGSTMKIVTSTMLFEKKLITPDASHPCPKTYKLAGWTFHNDGDSEIKKGTFKQSFGASCNNAFIDFAPKLSDSDLTKEAQQVYGLSMDNWAIGVPSFDGSVPVQSGAQMGASLIGQGGVRMNPLNMASVAATVESGVFRQPYLVSPDVDHRTLAKAARTMSATTQSQLKDVMRFTADYGTAAKAMAGMSGDYGAKTGSAEVDGQKKPNGWFTAFKGDLAAAGVVQAGGHGGDTAGPIVAALLKTGG; via the coding sequence GTGGGCAACAGAAGGCGCGTCGCCGAGCGACGGAGAACAACCGCGCCCGCCGTGGTCGGCGGGGTGATCGCCCTGGTCGTCGGCGGCGCCGGGTTCGCCGTCTACACGCTGACCGGCGGCGGTGCCGCCGCCGACGAGCGGACGTCCCCCACCACCGACCACAAGGCCGTCAGGACCGGCCCGCTCAGCGCCGCCGAGATCCGCACGGCCTCCACCCGCTTCCTCACCGCGTGGCAGCAGGGCAGGGTCGGTGAGGCGGCCGCCGCCACCGACGACGCCTCCGCCGCCGCCCAGTTGCTGACCGGCTACGCCAAGGACGCCCACCTGAAGGACGTCACGCTCACCGCCGGCACGCCGACGGGCGCCAAGGTGCCGTTCTCCGTCAAGGCGACGGTCGCCTACCGGGACCTCAGCAAGCCGCTGGTGTACGGCAGTTCCTTCACCGTGGTGCGGCGGGCGAGCGACGGCAAGCCGCTGGTCGACTGGCACGCCTCGGTCGTCCACCCGGACCTGAGGGACGGGGACACCCTCGTCACCGGCGAGTCCGGAACCCCGCCGGTCAAGGCGCTGGACCGCCACGGCGGCGAGCTGACCGCCGCCAAGTACCCCTCGCTCGGGCCGGTGCTGGACGGGCTGCGGGAGAAGTACGGCAAGACCGCGGGCGGCAAGGCGGGCGTGGAGCTGCGCGTGGTGCGCGGCAAGGCCTCGCAGAAGGCCGGGCTGTCCGACAAGACGCTGGTGGAGCTGAGCAAGGGCACGCCGGGCACGGTGCGAACGACGCTGAGCCCCACCTTCCAGGCGGCGGCCGAGCAGCAGGTCGGCAAGCGGGCGAAGGCCTCCGTGGTCGTCGTACGGCCCTCGACCGGCGAGATCCTCGCGGTGGCCAACAGCGAGCACGGCTTCAACGTCGGCTTCCAGGGCTCCCTCGCGCCCGGCTCCACGATGAAGATCGTGACGTCGACCATGCTGTTCGAGAAGAAGCTCATCACCCCGGACGCCTCGCACCCCTGCCCCAAGACGTACAAGCTGGCCGGCTGGACGTTCCACAACGACGGCGACTCCGAGATCAAGAAGGGCACGTTCAAGCAGAGCTTCGGCGCCTCCTGCAACAACGCCTTCATCGACTTCGCGCCGAAGCTGTCGGACAGCGACCTGACGAAGGAGGCCCAGCAGGTCTACGGCCTCTCCATGGACAACTGGGCCATCGGCGTCCCGTCCTTCGACGGCTCCGTCCCCGTGCAGAGCGGCGCGCAGATGGGTGCCTCACTGATCGGGCAGGGCGGGGTGCGCATGAACCCGCTGAACATGGCGTCGGTGGCGGCCACGGTGGAGTCGGGCGTCTTCCGCCAGCCGTACCTGGTGTCCCCCGACGTGGACCACCGGACGCTGGCGAAGGCCGCGCGCACCATGTCCGCGACGACGCAGTCCCAGCTGAAGGACGTCATGCGGTTCACGGCGGACTACGGCACGGCGGCCAAGGCGATGGCAGGGATGAGCGGCGACTACGGCGCCAAGACGGGCTCCGCGGAGGTCGACGGACAGAAGAAGCCGAACGGCTGGTTCACCGCTTTCAAGGGCGATCTCGCCGCCGCGGGCGTGGTCCAGGCGGGCGGTCACGGCGGTGACACGGCCGGGCCGATCGTGGCGGCCCTGCTGAAGACGGGCGGCTGA
- a CDS encoding dolichyl-phosphate-mannose--protein mannosyltransferase, producing MTSTASSMDLRQGQAPHDQRPSWQQRLRRFGYVPAKDAPSGDVRDRLVPPYAEPSPRLWQVLGVPPVLAERITRWSGWGGPLLVTLMAGLMRFWNLGSPRAVIFDETYYAKDAWALVHRGFEVNWDKNANDLVLQTHGHLTIPTDAAYVVHPPVGKYVIGLGELVFGFDPFGWRFMTALLGTLSVLLLCRIGRRVFRSTFLGCLAGALMAVDGLHFVMSRTSLLDGVLMFFVVAAFGCLVVDRDRSRQRLAAALPVDADGRVRPDEHVADAFRFGLRPWRWAAGLMLGLAIGTKWNGLYILVAFCVMAVLWDVGARKTAGARHPYAAAVKYDTGIAFLATVPVAIAVYLLSWLGWILSPTDGTGGYFRNWAATDGRGGSWTFLPDWLRSLWHYEHEVYKFHVGLTSPHTYQSNPWSWIVLGRPVSYFYESPNPGADGCPANAGEKCAREVLAIGTPLLWWAACFAILYVLWRWALRRDWRAGAIACGIAAGYLPWFLYQERTIFLFYAVVFLPFLCLAVAMMIGAIIGPPGSSDTRRVIGASAAGVLVLLIAWNFIYFWPLYTGTAIPIDSWRSRMWLDTWV from the coding sequence GTGACCAGTACCGCGTCCTCCATGGACCTCCGGCAGGGCCAGGCGCCGCACGACCAGCGGCCGTCGTGGCAGCAGCGGCTGCGCCGATTCGGATACGTACCGGCGAAGGACGCGCCCTCGGGCGACGTACGCGACCGGCTGGTGCCCCCGTACGCCGAGCCGAGCCCCCGGCTGTGGCAGGTGCTCGGCGTGCCGCCGGTCCTCGCCGAGCGGATCACCCGCTGGTCGGGCTGGGGCGGGCCGCTGCTGGTGACGCTGATGGCGGGCCTGATGCGGTTCTGGAACCTGGGCAGCCCGCGCGCGGTGATATTCGACGAGACGTACTACGCCAAGGACGCCTGGGCGCTCGTCCACCGCGGGTTCGAGGTCAACTGGGACAAGAACGCCAACGACCTGGTGCTGCAGACGCACGGGCACCTCACGATCCCGACGGACGCGGCGTACGTCGTGCACCCGCCGGTCGGCAAGTACGTCATCGGGCTCGGCGAACTGGTCTTCGGGTTCGACCCGTTCGGCTGGCGGTTCATGACGGCGCTGCTGGGGACGCTCTCCGTCCTCCTGCTGTGCCGTATCGGCCGCCGCGTCTTCCGCTCGACGTTCCTCGGCTGCCTGGCGGGCGCGCTCATGGCGGTGGACGGCCTGCACTTCGTGATGAGCCGGACCTCGCTGCTCGACGGCGTGCTGATGTTCTTCGTGGTGGCCGCGTTCGGCTGTCTGGTCGTCGACCGGGACCGGTCACGGCAACGGCTGGCCGCGGCCCTGCCCGTGGACGCCGACGGCCGGGTCCGCCCGGACGAGCACGTCGCCGACGCGTTCCGCTTCGGCCTGCGCCCCTGGCGCTGGGCGGCCGGGCTGATGCTGGGCCTGGCCATCGGCACCAAGTGGAACGGCCTGTACATCCTGGTCGCGTTCTGTGTGATGGCGGTGCTGTGGGACGTCGGCGCCCGGAAGACGGCCGGCGCCCGGCACCCGTACGCGGCGGCCGTGAAGTACGACACGGGCATCGCCTTCCTGGCGACGGTCCCGGTGGCGATCGCCGTCTACCTGCTCTCCTGGCTCGGCTGGATCCTCTCCCCGACGGACGGCACCGGCGGCTACTTCCGCAACTGGGCGGCCACCGACGGCAGGGGCGGCAGCTGGACCTTCCTGCCGGACTGGCTGCGCAGCCTGTGGCACTACGAGCACGAGGTGTACAAGTTCCACGTCGGCCTGACCTCCCCGCACACCTACCAGTCCAACCCGTGGAGCTGGATCGTGCTGGGCCGTCCGGTGTCGTACTTCTACGAGTCCCCGAACCCCGGCGCCGACGGCTGCCCGGCGAACGCGGGCGAGAAGTGCGCCCGTGAGGTGCTGGCCATCGGCACGCCGCTGCTGTGGTGGGCGGCCTGCTTCGCGATCCTGTACGTGCTGTGGCGGTGGGCGCTGCGCCGCGACTGGCGCGCCGGTGCCATCGCGTGCGGCATCGCGGCGGGCTACCTCCCCTGGTTCCTGTACCAGGAGCGGACGATCTTCCTCTTCTACGCCGTCGTCTTCCTGCCGTTCCTGTGCCTGGCGGTGGCCATGATGATCGGCGCGATCATCGGCCCACCGGGCTCCTCCGACACCCGCCGCGTGATCGGCGCGTCGGCGGCGGGCGTGCTGGTCCTGCTGATCGCCTGGAACTTCATCTACTTCTGGCCCCTGTACACGGGCACGGCGATCCCGATCGACTCCTGGCGGTCGCGGATGTGGCTGGACACCTGGGTCTGA
- the rsmI gene encoding 16S rRNA (cytidine(1402)-2'-O)-methyltransferase has protein sequence MTGTLVLAGTPIGDIADAPPRLAEELAGADVVAAEDTRRLRRLTQALGVTPKGRVVSYFEGNESARTPELVEELLGGARVLLVTDAGMPSVSDPGYRLVAAAVEKDIRVTAVPGPSAVLTALALSGLPVDRFCFEGFLPRKAGERLSRLKEVAAERRTLVYFEAPHRLDDTLAAMAEVFGADRRAAVCRELTKTYEEVRRGPLAELAEWAAEGVRGEITVVVEGAPQAAPEELGAEELVRRVRAREEAGERRKEAIAAVAVEAGLPKRVVFDAVVAAKRSGD, from the coding sequence GTGACTGGAACCCTTGTCCTCGCAGGCACCCCCATCGGCGACATCGCGGACGCGCCGCCCCGGCTGGCGGAGGAGCTCGCCGGCGCCGACGTGGTCGCCGCCGAGGACACCCGGCGGCTGCGCCGGCTCACCCAGGCCCTCGGCGTCACACCCAAGGGCCGCGTCGTGTCGTACTTCGAGGGCAACGAGTCCGCGCGTACGCCGGAGCTGGTCGAGGAACTGCTCGGCGGCGCGCGCGTGCTGCTCGTGACCGACGCCGGGATGCCGTCCGTCTCCGACCCGGGCTACCGGCTGGTCGCGGCCGCGGTCGAGAAGGACATCCGGGTCACCGCCGTACCGGGGCCGTCCGCCGTGCTCACCGCGCTCGCGCTGTCCGGGCTGCCCGTGGACCGCTTCTGCTTCGAGGGCTTCCTGCCCCGCAAGGCCGGCGAGCGCCTGTCCCGGCTGAAGGAGGTCGCGGCCGAGCGGCGCACCCTGGTCTACTTCGAGGCCCCGCACCGGCTCGACGACACCCTCGCCGCCATGGCCGAGGTCTTCGGCGCGGACCGGCGGGCCGCCGTGTGCCGGGAGCTGACCAAGACGTACGAGGAGGTACGGCGCGGCCCGCTGGCCGAGCTGGCGGAATGGGCCGCGGAAGGCGTCCGGGGGGAGATCACCGTGGTGGTCGAGGGGGCGCCGCAGGCCGCACCGGAGGAACTCGGCGCGGAGGAGCTCGTACGGCGGGTACGCGCGCGTGAGGAGGCGGGGGAGCGGCGCAAGGAGGCCATCGCCGCGGTGGCCGTGGAGGCGGGGCTGCCGAAGAGAGTGGTCTTCGATGCCGTTGTGGCCGCGAAGCGTTCGGGTGACTGA
- a CDS encoding TatD family hydrolase: MPSNAGQTSKGDKNAAPPLPPPLRVPVADSHTHLDMQSGTVEEGLAKAASVGVTTVVQVGCDLKGSRWAAETAAAHDSVHATVALHPNEAPRIVHGDPDGWSRQGAREPGGDAALDEALAEIDRLAGLPQVKGVGETGLDHFRTGPEGKAAQERSFRAHIEIAKRHGKALVIHDRDAHADVLRVLKEEGAPERTVFHCYSGDAEMAEICAREGYFMSFAGNVTFKNAQNLRDALAVAPLELVLVETDAPFLTPAPYRGRPNAPYLIPVTVRAMAVVRGIDEDALATALAANTARAFGY, from the coding sequence ATGCCTTCGAACGCCGGCCAGACCTCCAAGGGCGACAAGAACGCCGCACCGCCGCTTCCGCCGCCGCTGCGGGTTCCGGTCGCCGACTCGCACACCCACCTCGACATGCAGTCCGGCACGGTCGAGGAGGGCCTCGCGAAGGCCGCGTCGGTGGGGGTGACGACCGTCGTCCAGGTCGGCTGCGACCTCAAGGGCTCGCGCTGGGCCGCCGAGACCGCCGCCGCCCACGACAGCGTCCACGCCACCGTCGCCCTTCACCCCAACGAGGCCCCGCGCATCGTCCACGGCGACCCCGACGGCTGGTCCCGGCAGGGCGCCCGTGAGCCGGGCGGCGACGCGGCGCTGGACGAGGCCCTCGCCGAGATCGACCGGCTCGCCGGGCTGCCCCAGGTGAAGGGCGTCGGCGAGACGGGGCTGGACCACTTCCGCACCGGCCCGGAGGGCAAGGCGGCCCAGGAGCGGTCCTTCCGCGCCCACATCGAGATCGCCAAACGGCACGGCAAGGCGCTCGTCATCCACGACCGCGACGCGCACGCCGACGTGCTGCGCGTGCTGAAGGAGGAGGGCGCCCCCGAGCGGACCGTCTTCCACTGCTACTCCGGCGACGCCGAGATGGCGGAGATCTGCGCCCGCGAGGGCTACTTCATGTCCTTCGCCGGCAACGTCACCTTCAAGAACGCCCAGAACCTGCGGGACGCGCTCGCCGTCGCCCCCCTGGAGCTGGTCCTGGTGGAGACCGACGCGCCGTTCCTGACCCCGGCGCCGTACCGGGGGCGCCCCAACGCGCCGTATCTGATCCCCGTCACGGTGCGCGCGATGGCCGTCGTGCGCGGCATCGACGAGGACGCGCTGGCCACGGCTCTCGCCGCCAACACCGCCCGCGCCTTCGGCTACTGA
- a CDS encoding resuscitation-promoting factor, with the protein MSKSQYETSETYEPYPPYGPDPSVHTAETLAYGLYPDTYRPAYEAQAYFVTEPVLPRQGGSGLPQPGDPEHDRRAQDAGGMPGDVGTPDGEGACVAEAAAVGGGRAARRRRVRCAERPESAVRRLLPQALVVAFLAGGTTAFVAKDKAIELSVDGKPRTLHTFADDVHELLAEEGVHVGAHDAVAPAPGAEIASGDTVAVRYGRPVRLTLDGRQHEVWTTAHTVEGALHELGVRAEGAYLSTSRSQPIGRAGLTLDVRTERAVTIMADGRTRTIRTNAATVREAVEEAGIGLHGQDTTSVPLDSFPRDGQTVTVLRVSGTREVREEQIPFRTERTEDPTLFAGAEVVVQPGQPGLRRDTYLLRIVNGVREKPRREASEVVRKPRKQIVKVGTKPRPRSVAGADHLNWHGLAACESGGRPHAVDPSGTFGGLYQFDLGTWHALGGTGRPQDAPAEEQTFRAKKLYTRRGSTPWPHCGSRLHG; encoded by the coding sequence GTGAGCAAGTCGCAGTACGAGACGTCCGAGACCTACGAGCCGTATCCGCCCTACGGCCCGGACCCCTCCGTGCACACGGCGGAGACCCTGGCGTACGGGCTGTACCCGGACACCTACCGGCCCGCCTACGAGGCCCAGGCCTACTTCGTCACCGAACCGGTGCTGCCCCGGCAGGGCGGGAGCGGCCTGCCGCAGCCGGGGGACCCGGAACACGACAGGAGAGCGCAGGACGCCGGGGGCATGCCGGGTGACGTCGGCACGCCGGACGGAGAAGGGGCGTGCGTGGCCGAGGCGGCCGCCGTTGGGGGCGGGCGGGCCGCGCGCCGCCGCAGGGTGCGCTGCGCCGAGCGCCCGGAATCCGCGGTGCGCCGCCTGCTGCCCCAGGCGCTGGTCGTGGCCTTCCTCGCCGGCGGCACCACCGCGTTCGTCGCCAAGGACAAGGCGATCGAGCTGAGCGTCGACGGCAAGCCGCGCACCCTGCACACCTTCGCCGACGACGTGCACGAGCTGCTGGCCGAGGAGGGCGTGCACGTCGGGGCGCACGACGCGGTCGCACCCGCCCCGGGCGCGGAGATCGCCAGCGGAGACACGGTCGCCGTGCGCTACGGGCGCCCGGTCCGGCTCACCCTGGACGGCCGGCAGCACGAGGTGTGGACGACGGCGCACACGGTGGAAGGCGCGCTGCACGAGCTGGGGGTGCGCGCGGAGGGCGCGTACCTGTCCACCTCGCGCTCCCAGCCCATCGGCCGCGCCGGGCTCACGCTCGACGTACGCACCGAGCGCGCCGTCACGATCATGGCCGACGGCCGGACCCGGACCATCCGCACCAACGCGGCCACCGTCCGCGAGGCCGTCGAGGAGGCCGGGATCGGGCTGCACGGCCAGGACACCACCTCCGTCCCGCTCGACAGCTTCCCCCGGGACGGGCAGACGGTGACCGTGCTCCGGGTCAGCGGCACCCGGGAGGTCCGCGAGGAGCAGATCCCGTTCCGGACCGAGCGCACCGAGGACCCCACCCTCTTCGCCGGCGCCGAGGTCGTCGTACAGCCCGGGCAGCCCGGACTGCGGCGCGACACCTATCTGCTGCGGATCGTCAACGGGGTCCGGGAGAAGCCGCGCCGGGAGGCGTCCGAGGTGGTGCGCAAACCGCGCAAGCAGATCGTGAAGGTGGGCACCAAGCCGCGGCCGCGCTCCGTGGCCGGCGCCGACCATCTGAACTGGCACGGCCTCGCCGCCTGCGAGTCCGGCGGCCGCCCGCACGCGGTCGACCCCTCCGGGACGTTCGGCGGGCTCTACCAGTTCGACCTCGGCACCTGGCACGCCCTCGGCGGCACGGGGCGTCCCCAGGACGCGCCGGCGGAGGAACAGACCTTCCGCGCGAAGAAGCTGTACACGCGCCGCGGGTCGACGCCGTGGCCGCACTGCGGGTCGCGGTTGCACGGGTGA
- the rsmA gene encoding 16S rRNA (adenine(1518)-N(6)/adenine(1519)-N(6))-dimethyltransferase RsmA, with protein MSSPTPDALLGPADIRELAAALGVRPTKQRGQNFVIDANTVRRIVRTAEVRPDDVVVEVGPGLGSLTLALLEVADRVTAVEIDDVLAAALPATVGARMPARADRFALVHSDAMHVTELPGPAPTALVANLPYNVAVPVLLHMLDTFPSIERTLVMVQSEVADRLAAAPGSKVYGVPSVKANWYAEVKRAGAIGRNVFWPAPNVDSGLVSLVRRAEPILTTAAKAEVFAVVDAAFAQRRKTLRAALAGWAGSAAAAEAALVAAGVSPQARGESLTVEEFARIAESREAGA; from the coding sequence GTGAGCAGCCCCACTCCCGACGCCCTCCTCGGCCCCGCAGACATCCGTGAGCTCGCGGCAGCGCTCGGTGTCCGGCCGACCAAGCAGCGCGGTCAGAACTTCGTGATCGACGCCAACACGGTCCGCCGTATCGTCCGCACCGCCGAGGTCCGCCCCGACGACGTGGTCGTGGAGGTCGGCCCGGGGCTCGGCTCCCTCACGCTGGCGCTGCTGGAGGTCGCCGACCGGGTCACCGCCGTCGAGATCGACGACGTGCTCGCCGCGGCCCTGCCCGCGACCGTCGGGGCGCGCATGCCGGCGCGCGCCGACCGGTTCGCGCTGGTCCACTCCGACGCGATGCACGTCACCGAACTGCCCGGCCCTGCGCCGACGGCGCTGGTGGCGAACCTGCCCTACAACGTCGCCGTACCCGTGCTGCTGCACATGCTCGACACCTTCCCGAGCATCGAGCGCACGCTCGTCATGGTGCAGTCGGAGGTCGCCGACCGGCTGGCCGCCGCACCCGGCTCGAAGGTGTACGGCGTGCCGTCGGTGAAGGCCAACTGGTACGCCGAGGTGAAGCGGGCCGGGGCCATCGGCCGCAACGTCTTCTGGCCCGCGCCGAACGTCGACAGCGGGCTGGTCTCGCTGGTGCGGCGGGCGGAGCCGATTCTGACGACCGCCGCCAAGGCCGAGGTCTTCGCCGTCGTCGACGCGGCCTTCGCACAGCGCCGCAAGACCCTGCGGGCGGCACTGGCCGGCTGGGCCGGATCCGCGGCGGCCGCCGAGGCCGCCCTGGTCGCGGCCGGTGTCTCGCCCCAGGCGCGCGGCGAGTCGCTGACGGTGGAGGAGTTCGCGCGGATCGCGGAAAGCAGGGAGGCGGGCGCGTGA
- a CDS encoding 4-(cytidine 5'-diphospho)-2-C-methyl-D-erythritol kinase, with the protein MSVTVRVPAKVNVQLAVGAARPDGFHDLANVFLAVGLYDEVTVTEADELRVTCEGPDAGQVPLDRTNLAARAALVLAERRGIEPNVHIHIAKDIPVAGGMAGGSADGAGALLACDRLWGTGAPRAELLAICAELGSDVPFSLVGGAALGVGRGERLTALEVGGTFHWVFALAERGLSTPAVFREFDRLAEGREIPEPVASAELLQALAKGDVEALAAAVSNDLQPAALSLFPELAETLAAGRGAGALAVLVSGSGPTTAFLARDAESAEKVAAALRASGTCRSVRTAAGPVAGATVL; encoded by the coding sequence GTGAGCGTCACGGTACGGGTACCGGCCAAGGTCAATGTCCAGCTCGCGGTCGGCGCGGCCCGCCCCGACGGGTTCCACGACCTCGCCAACGTCTTCCTCGCGGTCGGCCTGTACGACGAGGTCACGGTCACCGAGGCCGACGAGCTCCGCGTGACCTGCGAGGGGCCGGACGCCGGCCAGGTCCCCCTGGACCGCACCAACCTCGCCGCCCGCGCGGCCCTCGTCCTCGCCGAGCGGCGGGGCATCGAACCGAACGTGCACATCCACATCGCCAAGGACATCCCGGTCGCCGGCGGCATGGCGGGCGGCAGCGCGGACGGCGCGGGCGCGCTGCTCGCGTGCGACAGGCTGTGGGGTACGGGCGCCCCGCGCGCCGAGCTCCTCGCGATCTGCGCGGAGCTGGGCAGCGATGTGCCGTTCAGCCTGGTGGGCGGCGCGGCCCTCGGGGTCGGGCGCGGCGAGCGGCTGACCGCCCTGGAGGTCGGCGGCACCTTCCACTGGGTGTTCGCGCTGGCCGAGCGGGGCCTGTCCACTCCCGCGGTCTTCCGCGAGTTCGACCGGCTGGCCGAGGGGCGGGAGATCCCCGAGCCGGTGGCTTCGGCGGAGCTGCTCCAGGCGCTGGCGAAGGGGGACGTGGAGGCGCTGGCGGCGGCGGTCTCCAATGATCTCCAGCCTGCCGCTCTGTCCCTGTTCCCGGAGCTGGCGGAGACGCTGGCGGCGGGGCGGGGGGCGGGTGCGCTCGCCGTGTTGGTGTCCGGTTCCGGGCCCACGACGGCGTTCCTCGCGCGGGATGCGGAGTCGGCGGAGAAGGTGGCGGCGGCGCTGCGGGCGTCCGGTACCTGCCGCAGCGTACGGACGGCGGCAGGGCCGGTGGCGGGGGCGACGGTTCTCTAG
- a CDS encoding Uma2 family endonuclease: MGGTMTAESVEHRHHWPVPPQDGYTVDDLFTLPDLPPHTELIDGSLVFVSPQRAFHADAIDLLVNGLRQGLPIEFKVKREMTIVLNERNGPEPDVSVIRADAVTGPGQTKYEAKDVLLAIEVVSPDSESRDRTTKPQKYAAAGIPNFWRVEENGTSGRPVIHVYELDPLTRAYIHTGMHRDRIKVDKPYPIDIDLTAIDEL, from the coding sequence ATGGGAGGAACCATGACCGCCGAGTCCGTAGAGCACCGCCACCACTGGCCGGTGCCGCCCCAGGACGGCTACACCGTGGACGACCTGTTCACACTGCCGGATCTCCCGCCGCACACCGAGCTGATCGACGGGAGCCTGGTTTTCGTGAGTCCGCAGCGCGCTTTTCACGCCGATGCGATCGACCTGCTGGTGAACGGCCTTCGCCAGGGCCTGCCAATCGAGTTCAAGGTGAAGCGTGAGATGACCATCGTCCTCAACGAGCGCAACGGCCCGGAGCCCGATGTAAGCGTCATCCGCGCCGACGCCGTCACGGGCCCTGGCCAGACGAAGTACGAGGCCAAGGACGTGCTCCTGGCCATCGAAGTCGTCTCCCCGGACTCGGAGTCCCGCGACCGCACGACCAAGCCCCAGAAGTACGCCGCTGCCGGGATCCCGAACTTCTGGCGCGTCGAGGAGAACGGGACGAGTGGTAGGCCCGTCATCCACGTCTACGAGCTCGACCCGCTCACCAGGGCATACATCCACACCGGCATGCATCGCGACCGCATCAAGGTCGACAAGCCGTACCCCATCGACATCGACCTGACGGCGATCGACGAACTCTGA